One Setaria viridis chromosome 7, Setaria_viridis_v4.0, whole genome shotgun sequence genomic region harbors:
- the LOC140223495 gene encoding protein ALP1-like has translation MRNLADSVQCYNMFRMSRELFDRLHDLLVQSYGLKSTSKSSSVEALGMFLWMVGAPQSVRQAENRLERSLETVHRNFDKVLKCIIKLATDIIKPLDPEFRTMHRRLQNPRFFPHFNNCIGAIDGTHIPVVVSSNKVVQHLCRKGFTTQNVLAVCDFDLRFTFVLAGWPGSVHDMRVFNDATDKYKDKFPHPPPGKFYLVDSGYPNRPGYLSPYKGTKYHLPEFRQGPMPKGMKETFNFAHASLRNCVERSFGVLKMKWRILLKVPSYPMPK, from the exons ATGAGAAATCTAGCAGATAGTGTGCAATGCTATAACATGTTTAGAATGAGTAGAGAATTGTTTGATCGTCTGCATGATCTATTGGTGCAATCTTATGGCCTAAAGTCCACATCAAAGAGCTCTTCAGTAGAGGCCTTAGGAATGTTTCTTTGGATGGTTGGTGCACCTCAGTCAGTCAGACAAGCTGAGAACAGATTAGAGAGATCATTAGAAACAGTTCATCGTAATTTTGACAAAGTTTTGAAGTGTATCATAAAGCTAGCAACTGATATAATCAAGCCCCTCGACCCTGAATTTAGAACAATGCACCGTAGGTTACAGAATCCTAGATTCTTTCCAcacttcaacaattgtataggTGCAATAGATGGTACTCATATACCAGTTGTCGTGTCAAGTAACAAGGTGGTGCAACATCTTTGTCGAAAGGGCTTCACTACACAGAATGTGCTTGCGGTCTGTGACTTTGACTTGAGGTTCACGTTTGTTCTtgcgggctggcctggttcagtACATGACATGAGGGTTTTCAATGATGCAACAGACAAGTACAAAGACAAGTTCCCACATCCCCCTCCTG GGAAGTTTTACCTAGTGGACTCTGGATACCCCAATCGGCCTGGTTATCTTTCACCTTACAAGGGAACGAAGTACCATCTTCCAGAGTTCAGACAGGGGCCGATGCccaaaggtatgaaagagacctTTAACTTCGCTCATGCATCTCTTAGGAATTGTGTGGAGAGGTCATTTGGAGTTCTTAAGATGAAGTGGCGGATTTTGTTGAAAGTGCCTAGTTATCCAATGCCAAAGTAA
- the LOC117865886 gene encoding cyclin-B2-1 — MAGRMADENRRPAAGKPVPGVAREMGNRRALTDIKNLVGAAPYPCAVAKKPMLQKNGRDQKKPALATSRPMTRKFAASLASKGQPERQATTIDPGLGADHNKETVSNGTIDIDLEQYEEVPDVDIDMDETDHKESVNEDESIMDIDSADSGNPLAATEYVEELYKFYRETEAKSCVKPDYMSSQQDINAKMRAILIDWLIEVHYKFELMDETLFLTVNIIDRFLEKQVVPRKKLQLVGVTAMLLACKYEEVSVPVVEDLVLISDRAYTKGQILEMEKLILNTLQFNMSVPTPYVFMRRFLKAADSDKQLELVSFFMLELCLVEYQMLKYRPSLLAAAAVYTAQCAINRCQHWRKVCESHSRYTGDQLLECSRMMVDFHQKAGAGKLTGVHRKYSTFKFGCAAKVEPALFLLESGDAPSPPPSGTI, encoded by the exons ATGGCGGGGAGGATGGCCGATGAGAaccggaggccggcggcggggaagccCGTGCCCGGCGTGGCCcgag AGATGGGGAACCGGCGGGCGCTCACGGACATCAAGAACCTCGTCGGGGCGGCACCCTACCCCTGCGCCGTCGCCAAGAAGCCCATGCTGCA GAAGAATGGAAGGGATCAGAAGAAGCCGGCGTTGGCAACCAGCCGGCCCATGACCAG GAAATTCGCCGCCTCCTTGGCGAGCAAAGGGCAACCTGAGCGTCAGGCGACCACAATTGATCCAGGACTTGGAGCTGATCACAACAAGGAAACTGTCAGCAATGGCACCATCGACATCGACCTGGAACAGTACGAGGAGGTCCCCGATGTTGACATTGACATG GATGAGACAGATCACAAGGAGAGTGTGAACGAAGATGAATCTATCATGGACATTGACAGTGCAGACTCGGGGAACCCGCTTGCAGCAACTGAATACGTTGAAGAACTGTACAAGTTTTACAGAGAAACTGAG GCAAAAAGTTGTGTAAAGCCTGATTACATGTCCAGCCAACAAGATATAAATGCAAAAATGAGAGCAATTCTCATTGATTGGCTCATTGAG GTGCATTACAAGTTCGAATTGATGGATGAGACACTGTTTCTTACAGTAAACATAATAGATAGATTTTTGGAAAAGCAAGTGGTTCCAAGGAAGAAGCTGCAGCTAGTGGGAGTAACAGCTATGCTTCTTGCTTGCAAATACGAGGAGGTTTCAGTTCCAGTTGTTGAAGACCTAGTGCTCATTTCTGACAGAGCCTACACAAAAGGGCAGATTCTAGAAATG GAAAAGTTGATTCTAAACACGCTTCAGTTCAATATGTCTGTTCCAACACCATATGTCTTCATGAGGAGATTTCTGAAAGCAGCAGATTCAGATAAACAG CTAGAGCTAGTGTCCTTTTTCATGCTGGAGCTCTGTCTGGTTGAATACCAAATGCTGAAGTACCGGCCTTCGCttctagctgctgctgcagttTATACTGCGCAATGTGCTATCAATCGCTGCCAGCACTGGAGAAAGGTTTGCGAATCACATAGCAGATACACCGGCGACCAACTCCT TGAGTGCTCGAGGATGATGGTAGACTTTCACCAGAAGGCTGGAGCCGGCAAGCTCACCGGCGTACACAGGAAATACAGTACGTTCAAGTTTGGGTGCGCAGCCAAGGTTGAGCCTGCGCTGTTCCTGCTGGAGTCAGGAGACGCACCATCGCCACCACCTTCAGGCACAATCTAG